From the Paludisphaera mucosa genome, one window contains:
- the gcvH gene encoding glycine cleavage system protein GcvH, translating into MDPKKFRYSPTHEWVDVEGDTAVVGLSKFAVDQLTDLLTIELPKVGARLTAGKSFGEVESVKSVNDLYAPISGEVVEVNQALLDDVQVLSEDPYVKGWLVKIKVDDPAEAGKLLDHSAYEIKIAEDEH; encoded by the coding sequence ATGGACCCCAAGAAGTTCCGCTACAGCCCGACCCACGAATGGGTGGACGTCGAGGGCGACACCGCCGTCGTGGGCCTGTCGAAATTCGCCGTCGACCAGCTCACCGACCTGCTCACGATCGAGTTGCCCAAGGTGGGCGCCCGGCTCACCGCCGGCAAGAGCTTCGGCGAGGTCGAGAGCGTCAAGTCGGTCAACGACCTGTACGCCCCGATCAGCGGCGAGGTCGTCGAGGTCAACCAGGCCCTCCTCGACGACGTCCAGGTCCTCTCGGAGGATCCCTACGTCAAGGGATGGCTCGTCAAGATCAAGGTCGACGACCCGGCCGAGGCCGGCAAGCTGCTCGACCACTCCGCCTACGAGATCAAGATCGCCGAAGACGAGCATTGA
- the gcvT gene encoding glycine cleavage system aminomethyltransferase GcvT, whose translation MTDPTPLHTPLFDWHQTNGGRMVDFAGWSMPVQYTSIVEEHQAVRSGVGLFDVSHMGRLAFDGPKALSWINLVATNDATKLEPGRIQYSLLANDLGGLIDDILVYRLDKSYYVVCNASNRDRVVAQFGEHQEGFKATLTDKTVETAMIAVQGPAAAATLQPLVDRPLDGLKYYHVATGKLMGEVEALVSRTGYTGEDGFELIVPGPSASRVWIALMESGSGFGVAPIGLGARDTLRFEAAMPLYGHELSDTINPFAAGVGWAVKIDKGDFVGSDALKQHKQSPGSTRVGLKLDGKRIARQGSMVTADDRTLGSVTSGTFAPTLQASLAMALIDPGSSAPGTKVVVDVRGKPEPAEVVPLPFYKRPKP comes from the coding sequence ATGACCGACCCGACCCCGTTGCACACGCCCCTGTTCGACTGGCACCAGACCAACGGCGGCCGGATGGTGGACTTCGCGGGCTGGTCGATGCCCGTCCAGTACACGAGCATCGTCGAGGAGCATCAGGCGGTCCGCAGCGGCGTCGGCCTGTTCGACGTGAGCCACATGGGCCGGCTCGCCTTCGACGGCCCCAAGGCCCTGTCCTGGATCAACCTCGTCGCGACCAACGACGCGACCAAGCTGGAACCCGGCCGCATCCAGTACAGCCTGCTCGCCAACGACCTCGGCGGCCTGATCGACGACATCCTCGTCTACCGCCTCGACAAGTCGTACTACGTCGTCTGCAACGCCTCCAACCGCGACCGGGTCGTCGCCCAGTTCGGCGAGCATCAGGAGGGCTTCAAGGCCACGCTCACGGACAAGACCGTCGAGACGGCCATGATCGCCGTGCAGGGCCCGGCGGCCGCGGCGACGCTCCAGCCGCTCGTCGACAGGCCGCTCGACGGCCTGAAGTACTACCACGTCGCGACGGGAAAGCTGATGGGCGAGGTCGAGGCCCTGGTCAGCCGGACCGGCTACACGGGCGAGGACGGCTTCGAGCTGATCGTCCCGGGCCCCAGCGCGTCGCGGGTCTGGATCGCTCTGATGGAATCGGGGTCCGGTTTCGGCGTCGCTCCGATCGGCCTGGGGGCGCGGGACACCCTCCGCTTCGAAGCGGCGATGCCGCTCTACGGCCACGAGCTCTCCGACACGATCAACCCGTTCGCGGCCGGCGTCGGCTGGGCGGTCAAGATCGACAAGGGGGACTTCGTCGGCTCCGACGCGCTCAAGCAGCACAAGCAGAGCCCGGGATCGACCCGGGTCGGGCTCAAGCTCGACGGCAAGCGGATCGCCCGCCAGGGCTCGATGGTGACGGCCGACGACCGAACGCTGGGCTCCGTGACCTCGGGCACCTTCGCGCCGACGTTGCAGGCCAGCCTGGCGATGGCCCTGATCGACCCCGGATCCTCGGCCCCGGGGACCAAGGTCGTCGTCGACGTCCGCGGCAAGCCCGAGCCGGCCGAGGTCGTTCCCCTGCCCTTCTACAAACGGCCCAAGCCCTGA
- a CDS encoding FtsK/SpoIIIE domain-containing protein encodes MSPSTSPSLPGAPALAAEPEAKPAGSSIEPDPLRVQRDALKALVAAVAERAEVEASIKRARRSKEQEAEQDYRAKKAALAQRVAQLDREAIAADEKRRRDLAEAASSAEAQAKNDFAMGSRRIAAEFDALRQSAKSKLARDKSDAMGGHDSGQKVAVKEHAVANKPIQDALEILESYRRRLAALAADYRKFGLDPEPPTPSRESYSKFAEPGDELFERLSRMGPPLKLLELLIIPRSLKGMNEAWVYISTTFVFGFVGIALGFDATSTGVLAGVGLALGLALRMKLVSLAKEQLERLYKPLMQSASDDGALGDYCKTQIDGRFQESLKALVARREKDLEQAKETHTRTIAQGEDDRDERLRQINEVYGRKLRENREEQERRSKEAEDTHRRKIADLRTKGESGMVKLEEGYKALQEQARAVYESDRRAMASRWRETAATACGLLDDVSRRAEGFGLEWASPDWSDRPLPRAIPPALRFGTLAVDLASLPGGLPSEPELREGLPDSLRLPALRPFPASANLLVETPAEGRAAASTAIQAAMLRLLAGLPPGMVRFTIVDPIGLGRGFGAFMHLADFDEALVNNQVWTDARQIEERLAELEAHMELVTQKYLRNEYPSIEAYNAAAGEVAEPYRVLVVVDYPTKFDEKAASRLASIVAGGPPCGVLTLIAVDEGREFPTGCRLADLRPYCTRLIWKGDSLAWDDPELGGYPFTADAPPVGETATRLIQRIGEAARAAKRVEVPFEFIAPAPESWWTCDSRAGLDVPLGKAAASKRQHLALGKGTSQHVLIAGRTGSGKSTLMHALIVNLSLAYSPDEIDLYLIDFKKGVEFKVYAAHGLPHASVVAIESEREFGVSVLSRLDAELKIRADRFRAAGVQDVQGFRNAPGTPPLPRILLVVDEFQEFFVEEDKLAQEAAGLLDRLVRQGRAFGIHIILGSQSLGGAFTLARSTLGQMAVRIALQCSDIDSHLILAENNPAAKALSRPGEAIYNDANGSPEGNHVFQVVWLGEERREEYLDKIHELLDRRPPASARTPIVFEGDAQADFAGNPLFVARLEADAWPESPRSAQAWLGDPVAIKEPTSALFRRQGGNHLLIVGQNEEAAIGVAASALASLAVQYPPARDDGTREGARFWLLDGTPEDSEHAETLRKTADALPHGVKVGGWREASAFAAEVADELRRRREPDAGDGPELFLFIHDFPRFRDLRRREDDFHFGEREEQTPADLIDQILREGPGFGVHLIAWCDTVNNLNRCVSLQQLREFGMRILFQMSPTDSGHLLDNPAAAKLGANRALAYSEEHNRIEKFRPYRPFDAALLARIHDRLHARRR; translated from the coding sequence GTGAGCCCCTCGACCTCGCCGAGCCTCCCCGGCGCCCCCGCCCTCGCCGCCGAGCCGGAGGCGAAGCCGGCCGGATCGAGCATCGAGCCCGATCCGCTCCGGGTGCAACGCGACGCGCTCAAGGCCCTCGTCGCCGCCGTCGCCGAGCGCGCCGAGGTCGAGGCGTCCATCAAGCGGGCGAGGCGATCCAAGGAGCAGGAGGCCGAACAGGACTACCGGGCCAAGAAGGCCGCCCTGGCCCAGCGCGTCGCGCAACTCGATCGCGAGGCGATCGCCGCCGACGAGAAACGGCGCCGCGATCTCGCCGAAGCGGCCTCCTCGGCCGAGGCCCAGGCCAAGAACGATTTCGCGATGGGCAGCCGCCGCATCGCCGCCGAGTTCGACGCGCTCCGCCAGTCGGCCAAGTCCAAACTGGCCCGCGACAAGTCTGATGCGATGGGCGGTCACGACTCGGGCCAGAAGGTCGCCGTCAAGGAACACGCGGTCGCCAACAAGCCGATCCAGGACGCGCTGGAGATTTTGGAATCGTACCGCAGACGCCTGGCCGCGCTCGCCGCCGATTACCGCAAATTCGGGCTCGACCCGGAGCCGCCGACCCCCTCGCGCGAATCCTACTCCAAATTCGCCGAGCCGGGCGACGAGCTGTTCGAGCGGCTCTCGCGGATGGGGCCGCCGCTCAAGCTTCTGGAACTCCTGATCATCCCTCGGTCCCTGAAGGGGATGAACGAGGCCTGGGTCTACATCTCGACGACCTTTGTGTTCGGATTCGTCGGGATCGCCCTCGGATTCGACGCCACCTCCACGGGGGTTTTAGCCGGCGTCGGCCTCGCGCTCGGGCTCGCGCTGCGCATGAAGCTGGTATCGCTCGCCAAGGAGCAGTTGGAACGGCTCTACAAGCCCTTGATGCAGTCGGCGTCCGACGACGGCGCGCTGGGCGACTACTGCAAGACCCAGATCGACGGCCGTTTCCAGGAGTCGCTCAAAGCCCTCGTCGCCCGCCGCGAGAAGGACCTGGAGCAGGCGAAAGAGACCCACACCCGGACGATCGCCCAGGGCGAGGACGACCGCGACGAGCGGCTCCGCCAAATCAACGAGGTCTATGGGCGGAAGCTACGCGAGAACCGCGAGGAGCAGGAGCGGCGCTCGAAGGAAGCCGAGGATACCCACAGGCGCAAGATCGCCGATCTCCGGACGAAGGGCGAGTCGGGGATGGTCAAACTCGAGGAAGGTTACAAGGCCCTCCAGGAGCAGGCCCGCGCCGTCTACGAGAGCGACCGTCGGGCGATGGCCTCGCGCTGGCGAGAGACCGCGGCCACCGCCTGCGGCCTGCTTGACGACGTCTCCCGCCGGGCCGAAGGCTTCGGGCTGGAATGGGCCTCCCCAGACTGGTCGGATCGGCCCTTGCCGAGGGCGATCCCCCCGGCGCTCCGTTTCGGGACGCTGGCCGTGGACCTCGCGTCGCTCCCGGGCGGGCTGCCGAGCGAGCCGGAGCTGCGAGAGGGCCTGCCCGATTCACTCCGCCTGCCCGCGCTCCGGCCCTTCCCGGCCTCGGCCAACCTGCTCGTCGAAACCCCCGCCGAGGGCCGCGCCGCGGCGTCGACGGCGATCCAGGCGGCGATGCTCCGGCTCCTCGCCGGCCTGCCGCCGGGCATGGTCCGTTTCACGATCGTCGACCCGATCGGCCTGGGACGCGGCTTCGGCGCCTTCATGCACCTGGCCGATTTCGACGAGGCCCTGGTCAACAACCAGGTCTGGACCGACGCGCGTCAGATCGAGGAGCGGCTGGCCGAGCTGGAAGCCCACATGGAACTCGTGACGCAGAAATACCTGCGGAACGAGTACCCGTCGATCGAGGCCTACAACGCCGCGGCCGGCGAGGTCGCCGAGCCCTACCGCGTGCTCGTGGTCGTCGACTACCCGACCAAGTTCGACGAGAAGGCCGCCTCGCGGCTGGCGTCGATCGTCGCCGGCGGTCCCCCCTGCGGCGTCCTGACGTTGATCGCGGTCGACGAGGGCCGCGAGTTCCCTACCGGCTGCCGGCTCGCCGACCTTCGCCCCTATTGCACACGGCTCATCTGGAAGGGCGACTCGCTGGCCTGGGACGACCCCGAGTTGGGCGGCTATCCCTTCACGGCCGACGCGCCTCCGGTCGGCGAGACGGCCACGCGGCTGATCCAGCGGATCGGCGAGGCCGCCCGCGCGGCGAAGCGGGTCGAGGTTCCGTTCGAGTTCATCGCCCCCGCCCCCGAGTCGTGGTGGACGTGCGACAGTCGCGCCGGCCTCGACGTCCCGCTGGGGAAGGCCGCCGCCTCCAAGCGCCAACACCTGGCGCTCGGCAAGGGGACGTCGCAGCACGTCCTGATCGCCGGCCGGACGGGCTCGGGCAAGTCGACCTTGATGCACGCCCTGATCGTCAACCTGTCGCTGGCGTACAGCCCCGACGAGATCGACCTGTACCTGATCGACTTCAAGAAGGGCGTCGAGTTCAAGGTCTATGCGGCGCACGGGCTGCCGCACGCGAGCGTCGTGGCCATCGAGAGCGAGCGCGAGTTCGGCGTGAGCGTGCTGAGCCGGCTCGACGCCGAGCTGAAGATCCGCGCCGACCGGTTTCGGGCCGCCGGCGTGCAGGACGTCCAGGGCTTCCGCAACGCGCCCGGGACGCCCCCCCTGCCCCGCATCCTGCTGGTCGTCGACGAGTTTCAGGAGTTCTTCGTCGAGGAGGACAAGCTGGCCCAGGAGGCCGCCGGCCTGCTCGACCGGCTGGTCCGCCAGGGTCGCGCGTTCGGCATCCACATCATCCTGGGCTCGCAGAGCCTGGGGGGCGCGTTCACCCTCGCCCGCAGCACCCTCGGCCAGATGGCCGTGCGCATCGCGCTCCAGTGCAGCGACATCGACTCGCACCTGATCCTCGCGGAGAACAACCCGGCGGCGAAGGCCCTCTCGCGCCCCGGCGAGGCGATCTACAACGACGCCAACGGCTCGCCCGAGGGCAACCACGTCTTCCAGGTCGTCTGGCTGGGCGAGGAGCGGAGGGAGGAATATCTCGATAAGATCCACGAGCTTCTCGACCGCCGGCCCCCCGCGTCGGCGCGCACGCCGATCGTCTTCGAGGGCGACGCCCAGGCCGATTTCGCCGGCAACCCCCTGTTCGTCGCGCGGCTGGAAGCCGACGCCTGGCCCGAATCCCCGCGCTCGGCGCAGGCCTGGCTCGGCGACCCGGTCGCGATCAAGGAGCCGACCTCGGCCCTCTTCCGCCGCCAGGGGGGGAACCACCTGCTCATCGTCGGCCAGAACGAGGAGGCCGCGATCGGCGTCGCCGCCTCGGCGCTGGCGAGCCTCGCGGTCCAGTATCCGCCGGCCCGCGACGACGGCACGCGCGAGGGCGCCCGGTTCTGGCTGCTCGACGGCACGCCCGAGGATTCCGAGCACGCCGAAACCCTGCGGAAAACGGCCGATGCGCTGCCTCACGGCGTCAAGGTCGGCGGCTGGCGCGAGGCCTCGGCGTTCGCGGCCGAGGTCGCCGACGAGCTGAGGCGCCGACGCGAGCCTGACGCTGGCGACGGCCCCGAGCTGTTCCTCTTCATCCACGACTTCCCCCGGTTCCGCGACCTCCGTCGCCGCGAGGACGATTTCCACTTCGGCGAGCGCGAGGAGCAGACGCCGGCCGACCTGATCGACCAGATCCTCCGCGAAGGGCCCGGCTTCGGGGTGCACCTGATCGCCTGGTGCGACACCGTGAACAACCTCAATCGCTGCGTCTCGCTCCAGCAGCTCCGCGAGTTCGGGATGAGAATCCTCTTCCAGATGAGCCCCACCGACTCCGGCCACCTCCTCGACAATCCCGCCGCCGCCAAGCTCGGGGCCAATCGCGCGCTCGCCTACAGCGAAGAGCACAATCGGATCGAGAAGTTCCGGCCTTACCGGCCCTTCGACGCCGCCCTCCTGGCCCGCATCCACGACCGCCTGCACGCGCGGAGACGATGA